One genomic segment of Halalkalicoccus tibetensis includes these proteins:
- a CDS encoding tRNA pseudouridine(54/55) synthase Pus10, protein MNVLESAREVVAQDPVCNACLGRVFADRSFGLTNDERGTALRMTLALEDDEPYEAPEVEDCWVCEGYSGAFDELAEQVVGKTEGVGFATYQVGTRVPPLIEENERLLRESAELPVDAGEAFKSECNREVGKRVGRETGTEVDFERPDVLALCALGDEGPESISAHTVDLQINPAFVYGRYRKLERDIPQTEWPCRECGGSGKQLASDGGEEPCDHCGGSGYLYDDSVEEFTAPAVVEAMDGDEGVFHGAGREDVDALMLESGRPFVLEVKRPREREPDLEALEREINEGAGDSIEVEGLRLATHEMVERVKGLEASKTYRMDVEFAEPVDPEAFGKALEELDGATIEQDTPQRVSHRRADLTRVREVYSIEGELHDPEHAELTVHGAGGLYVKELVSGDEGRTDPSFAGLVGIDCEVTALDVIDVRGEEEPFADPDYLRTDRG, encoded by the coding sequence ATGAACGTCCTCGAGAGCGCGCGGGAAGTCGTCGCACAGGACCCCGTCTGTAACGCCTGTCTCGGGCGGGTCTTCGCCGACCGGAGCTTCGGGTTGACCAACGACGAGCGCGGCACCGCCCTGCGCATGACGCTGGCCCTCGAGGACGACGAGCCCTACGAGGCGCCCGAAGTCGAGGACTGCTGGGTCTGTGAGGGCTACAGCGGTGCGTTCGACGAGCTGGCCGAACAGGTCGTCGGGAAGACCGAGGGCGTCGGCTTCGCGACCTACCAGGTCGGCACGCGCGTCCCGCCGCTGATCGAGGAGAACGAACGGCTCCTCCGGGAGTCGGCGGAGCTGCCCGTCGACGCGGGGGAGGCGTTCAAGTCCGAGTGCAACCGCGAGGTCGGAAAGCGCGTGGGGCGGGAGACGGGCACCGAGGTCGACTTCGAGCGCCCGGACGTGCTCGCGCTCTGTGCCCTCGGCGACGAGGGCCCCGAGTCGATCTCGGCGCACACGGTCGACCTCCAGATCAACCCCGCGTTCGTCTACGGCCGGTATCGGAAGCTCGAACGCGACATCCCCCAGACGGAGTGGCCCTGCCGGGAATGTGGCGGGTCGGGCAAGCAGCTCGCCTCCGACGGGGGCGAGGAGCCCTGCGATCACTGCGGGGGCTCGGGCTACCTCTACGACGACAGCGTCGAGGAGTTCACTGCCCCCGCCGTGGTCGAGGCGATGGACGGCGATGAGGGCGTCTTCCACGGTGCAGGGCGGGAGGACGTCGACGCGCTCATGCTCGAGTCGGGCCGCCCGTTCGTCCTCGAGGTCAAGCGCCCCCGCGAGCGCGAGCCGGATCTGGAGGCGCTCGAACGCGAGATCAACGAGGGCGCCGGGGACTCGATCGAGGTCGAGGGACTCAGGCTCGCGACCCACGAGATGGTCGAGCGGGTGAAGGGCCTCGAGGCGAGCAAAACGTACAGAATGGACGTCGAGTTCGCCGAGCCGGTCGATCCCGAGGCCTTCGGGAAGGCTCTCGAAGAGCTCGACGGCGCGACGATCGAGCAGGACACCCCCCAGCGGGTCTCCCATCGGCGGGCCGATCTCACCCGGGTCCGGGAGGTCTACTCGATCGAGGGCGAGCTCCACGATCCCGAGCACGCCGAACTGACGGTCCACGGCGCGGGCGGGCTCTACGTCAAGGAGCTGGTCAGCGGCGACGAGGGCCGGACGGACCCCAGCTTCGCCGGGCTCGTGGGGATCGACTGCGAGGTGACCGCGCTGGACGTGATCGACGTCCGGGGCGAGGAGGAGCCGTTCGCCGACCCCGACTACCTCAGAACCGATCGGGGGTGA
- the trmY gene encoding tRNA (pseudouridine(54)-N(1))-methyltransferase TrmY, which translates to MRQFIVSGHDVPLTSDFSLDDLAGGAGRLDVLCRCVSSAFFLSHAIREDVRTHLVLGDEFTVRFEGSELRRLNPDERSTAALIRKALEEREEAIGHMEVETSPGVYLSRRGFEPILETAAGDGTVVQLHEDGDPAVEVEPPADPVFVLSDHRDFAKGEAELLSERADERVRLGPERLHANHAITVAHNWLDTEGYAEY; encoded by the coding sequence ATGCGCCAGTTCATCGTCTCGGGCCACGACGTTCCTCTCACCTCGGACTTCTCGCTCGACGACCTCGCGGGCGGCGCGGGCCGTCTGGACGTGCTCTGTCGGTGCGTCTCCTCGGCCTTCTTCCTCTCGCACGCGATCCGCGAGGACGTCCGGACCCACCTGGTGCTCGGCGACGAGTTCACGGTCCGGTTCGAGGGGAGCGAGCTCAGACGATTGAACCCCGACGAGCGCTCCACGGCGGCGCTGATCCGCAAGGCCCTCGAGGAGCGCGAGGAGGCCATCGGCCACATGGAGGTCGAGACCTCCCCAGGAGTGTACCTCTCGCGGCGCGGATTCGAGCCGATCCTGGAGACGGCCGCCGGGGACGGGACGGTGGTCCAACTGCACGAGGACGGCGATCCCGCCGTGGAGGTCGAACCGCCCGCGGACCCCGTGTTCGTGCTCTCGGACCACCGGGACTTCGCCAAGGGCGAGGCGGAGCTGCTCTCCGAGCGCGCCGACGAGCGGGTACGGCTCGGGCCCGAGCGCCTGCACGCGAACCACGCGATCACGGTGGCGCACAACTGGCTCGATACCGAGGGGTACGCGGAGTACTGA
- a CDS encoding CHY zinc finger protein, with translation MAGPASVRGVDLDPETRCAHYGSPRDVIAIRFPCCGDYFACYECHAARTGHDAERWPADARSERAVLCGVCGIELTISEYLDSDHACPDCGAAFNPGCADHYHLYFESVSEASGADRS, from the coding sequence ATGGCCGGCCCGGCCTCCGTCCGCGGCGTCGACCTCGACCCCGAGACTCGCTGTGCACACTACGGCTCGCCGCGGGACGTGATCGCGATCCGGTTTCCCTGCTGTGGCGACTACTTCGCCTGCTACGAGTGTCACGCCGCCCGCACGGGCCACGACGCCGAGCGCTGGCCCGCCGACGCCCGCAGCGAACGCGCCGTCCTCTGTGGGGTCTGTGGGATCGAGCTCACCATCTCCGAGTACCTCGATTCGGATCACGCCTGCCCCGACTGTGGCGCCGCGTTCAACCCCGGCTGTGCGGACCACTACCACCTCTATTTCGAGAGCGTGTCGGAAGCTTCTGGAGCCGACCGGTCCTAA
- a CDS encoding NUDIX hydrolase produces the protein MTDPLEWETLDEDVAYTCPGFDVIHEDVRLPDGTETDFDYASEPPAAVILPFTPEGEVVLIEEWRQAVKRVNRGLPAGSIEPGEDREAAARRELAEETGYEAGEMEFLATIELANGLLDAVHHYFVAHDCEPTGEQELDFNESIRVGTADWEALVEDVKNGELRDGRTVTGVLQYALSR, from the coding sequence ATGACCGACCCGCTGGAATGGGAGACGCTGGACGAGGACGTCGCCTACACGTGCCCCGGCTTCGACGTGATCCACGAGGACGTCCGGCTGCCCGACGGCACCGAGACCGACTTCGACTACGCGAGCGAGCCCCCCGCGGCGGTGATCCTTCCCTTCACCCCCGAGGGCGAGGTCGTGCTCATCGAGGAGTGGCGCCAGGCGGTCAAACGGGTCAACCGCGGGCTTCCCGCGGGGAGCATCGAACCCGGCGAGGACCGCGAGGCCGCAGCCCGCCGCGAACTCGCCGAGGAGACGGGCTACGAGGCCGGCGAGATGGAGTTCCTCGCGACCATCGAGCTCGCGAACGGCCTGCTCGACGCCGTCCACCACTACTTCGTCGCCCACGACTGCGAGCCGACCGGCGAGCAGGAACTCGACTTCAACGAGTCCATTCGAGTGGGGACCGCCGACTGGGAGGCACTCGTCGAGGACGTGAAAAACGGCGAGCTTCGGGACGGACGGACCGTCACCGGCGTGCTCCAGTACGCGCTCTCGCGATGA
- a CDS encoding class I SAM-dependent methyltransferase has protein sequence MTDERAHWNERYREREPPTEPSDLLREWVDDLPDGRALDVATGGGRNALFLAEHDYSVDAIDVAEEGLGIARERADERGLSEQIEFVRADVEDHDFPAEAYDAVVVSHYYSLNALPDLKEALAPGGVLLYEHRLHPPDDRSSRFRFRANELLRACLDLRIVRYEEPMGITEDATDVRLVARKPSSE, from the coding sequence ATGACCGACGAACGCGCCCACTGGAACGAGCGGTATCGGGAGCGCGAGCCGCCGACCGAGCCCTCGGACCTCCTTCGGGAGTGGGTCGACGATCTCCCCGACGGTCGGGCGCTCGACGTCGCGACCGGCGGGGGACGGAACGCGCTCTTCCTCGCCGAGCACGACTATTCGGTCGACGCGATCGACGTCGCCGAGGAGGGGCTGGGGATCGCCCGCGAGCGTGCCGACGAGCGGGGCCTCTCGGAGCAGATCGAGTTCGTGCGGGCCGACGTGGAGGACCACGACTTCCCCGCCGAGGCCTACGACGCCGTCGTGGTGAGTCACTACTACAGCCTGAACGCCCTGCCCGACCTCAAAGAGGCGCTCGCGCCCGGCGGCGTCCTGCTGTACGAACACCGCCTCCACCCGCCCGACGACCGCTCGAGCCGGTTTCGCTTCCGGGCTAACGAGCTCCTGAGAGCGTGTCTCGACCTGCGGATCGTCCGCTACGAGGAGCCGATGGGGATCACGGAGGATGCGACGGACGTCCGGCTGGTCGCCCGGAAACCGTCCTCGGAGTGA
- the tgtA gene encoding tRNA guanosine(15) transglycosylase TgtA, producing the protein MSEIFEARDWDAAGRIGRLSVPRSGVTVETPTIMPVVNPHIQTIPPRELAERFGAEILITNSYILHGSDELHDEALSRGLHDLLDFPGAIMTDSGSFQLSEYGEIDVTSEEILAFQREIGSDIATPVDIPTAPDTEREAAEIELGTTQERLEAAAEFDSGETLVSAPVQGSTYPDLREAAGEHATGTGLDVFPIGAVVPLMNEYRYGEMVDVVAAAKRGLGPAAPVHLFGAGHPMMFALAVAAGCDLFDSAAYAIYARDGRYLTVRGTEHLEELDYFPCSCPVCAEYTPAEVQNGETERLLTEHNLYVTFAEIRRIKAAIREGNLLELVESRARGHPAILDGYRALLAHSEQLEHTDPASKSTFFYLSGESASRPEVRRHHRRLERLSVPDSLLLAGGPTDGAVETEEVWTVRPPFGPVPPELSETYPANAELPDRLDGEAYAAAARGVARLAEANPDCEVALATAGWPDAALAALPGSIELV; encoded by the coding sequence ATGAGCGAGATCTTCGAGGCCCGCGACTGGGACGCGGCCGGGCGGATCGGCCGCCTCTCGGTCCCGCGGTCGGGCGTCACCGTCGAGACGCCGACCATCATGCCCGTCGTGAACCCGCACATCCAGACGATTCCTCCTCGTGAACTCGCCGAGCGCTTCGGCGCCGAGATCCTCATCACCAACTCCTACATCCTCCACGGCAGCGACGAGCTGCACGACGAAGCCCTCTCACGGGGACTCCACGACCTGCTCGACTTCCCCGGCGCGATCATGACCGACTCAGGCTCGTTCCAACTCTCCGAGTACGGCGAGATCGACGTCACAAGCGAGGAGATCCTCGCGTTCCAGCGCGAGATCGGCTCGGACATCGCGACTCCGGTGGACATCCCGACTGCGCCGGACACGGAGCGGGAGGCCGCCGAGATCGAGCTCGGGACCACCCAGGAGCGCCTCGAGGCCGCCGCGGAGTTCGATTCGGGTGAGACCCTCGTCTCGGCGCCCGTCCAGGGCTCGACCTACCCCGACCTCCGGGAGGCGGCGGGCGAGCACGCCACCGGGACCGGACTGGACGTCTTCCCCATCGGCGCGGTCGTCCCGCTGATGAACGAGTACCGGTACGGGGAGATGGTCGACGTCGTCGCGGCCGCGAAGCGGGGGCTCGGGCCCGCCGCCCCGGTCCATCTCTTCGGCGCGGGCCACCCCATGATGTTCGCGCTGGCGGTCGCGGCGGGCTGTGACCTCTTCGACTCGGCGGCCTACGCGATCTACGCGCGAGACGGGCGCTATCTCACGGTTCGGGGCACCGAGCATCTGGAGGAGCTCGACTACTTCCCGTGTTCGTGCCCGGTCTGTGCGGAGTACACCCCCGCGGAGGTCCAAAACGGGGAGACGGAACGCCTGCTCACGGAGCACAACCTCTACGTCACGTTCGCGGAGATCCGACGGATCAAGGCCGCGATCCGCGAGGGGAACTTGCTGGAGCTCGTCGAGTCGCGTGCCCGCGGCCATCCGGCGATCCTCGACGGCTATCGCGCGCTGCTCGCCCATTCGGAACAACTCGAACATACCGATCCCGCCTCGAAGTCGACCTTCTTCTACCTCTCGGGTGAGAGCGCCTCCCGGCCCGAGGTGCGTCGCCACCACCGCCGGCTCGAACGGCTCTCGGTCCCCGACTCGCTGCTGCTCGCCGGCGGGCCTACCGACGGCGCCGTCGAGACCGAGGAGGTCTGGACGGTCCGCCCGCCGTTCGGACCCGTCCCTCCGGAGCTCTCGGAGACCTACCCCGCGAACGCTGAGCTGCCCGATCGGCTCGACGGCGAGGCGTACGCGGCCGCGGCGCGGGGCGTCGCGCGGCTGGCCGAAGCGAACCCAGACTGCGAGGTCGCGCTCGCGACCGCGGGCTGGCCCGACGCGGCGCTCGCGGCCCTCCCCGGGAGCATCGAGTTGGTCTGA
- a CDS encoding NAD(P)/FAD-dependent oxidoreductase, whose translation MTEYDAVIVGGGVAGLSAAVFTARAGLETLVVNCERSILARNALLENYPGFPVGIDPRRFLDMLRDQARHAGCTFDQARVDEIATTGAGFETHMEGRSVASRYVIAASWDDAGYLAELPVEIEEGFIEAGPTGETAVEGLYAAGRLAGGYHQAIVAAGHGAQVALTLLREDDPEFYNDWTTPEGYFTNRGYEVPTGCEEITAAERKRREEEGREVLREHLERTYREGPDAHPENE comes from the coding sequence ATGACGGAGTACGACGCCGTGATCGTCGGCGGGGGCGTCGCGGGGCTCTCGGCGGCGGTCTTCACCGCGCGGGCGGGCCTCGAAACCCTCGTCGTGAACTGCGAGCGCTCGATCCTCGCGCGCAACGCGCTGCTCGAGAACTACCCCGGCTTCCCCGTCGGGATCGACCCGCGGCGCTTCCTCGACATGCTTCGCGACCAGGCGCGCCACGCGGGCTGTACGTTCGACCAGGCACGGGTCGACGAGATCGCGACGACCGGCGCGGGCTTCGAGACCCACATGGAGGGCCGGAGCGTCGCGAGCCGGTACGTCATCGCCGCCTCGTGGGACGACGCCGGCTATCTCGCGGAGCTTCCCGTCGAGATCGAGGAGGGGTTCATCGAGGCGGGCCCGACGGGGGAGACGGCCGTCGAGGGGCTGTACGCGGCGGGCCGGCTCGCCGGCGGCTACCACCAGGCGATCGTCGCCGCGGGCCACGGCGCGCAGGTCGCGCTGACCCTGCTCCGCGAGGACGACCCCGAGTTCTACAACGACTGGACGACCCCGGAGGGCTACTTCACCAACCGGGGCTACGAGGTGCCCACGGGCTGCGAGGAGATCACCGCCGCGGAGCGAAAACGCCGCGAGGAGGAGGGTCGGGAGGTCCTGCGCGAGCACCTCGAACGGACCTACAGGGAGGGCCCCGACGCCCACCCTGAGAACGAGTGA
- a CDS encoding IucA/IucC family protein, producing the protein MSTPAPTPTVLTDAERAVLGAATAYARRHDLATPPEEAYLSALPDARRGILGRFVGGLFRDAPDGLPTPITLPADDPTVPADAPAPLGEVGGDCPFTGIDLPDGTRSVRALALPESGTVLLASVAAEHGYGRLAFAGPLFLWHDDTTDPVDHPAELVPLLEREGAFADADQARLIEEELEESVANLAFARLAGDVWEADCADVASVAGLTERVAGADPVASLERVAREGHPFHHGAKIRRGMDAGAALAYAPEFTDRIDVRFAAVDVDYTKRETAGGRQLTERLFSLFDGLGEALEDATPAGRSPGEYAVIPVHPWQFARVFPDRYREALADGRVLALDYAHPATPLSNLRTVVPHASDRTGPGPHPHLKLAIEVRTTNATRTLSPQAVHNGPRVTAVLREIAGDLEGGLGFLDEHAATCYHAPGGPHPAGEAYDDARSLSGLLRANPHGHPLVGDALPVSGSSLIARSPASGRPVVADVVAEYRESTGRGVEGFLEEYVACVIPDQLRLLSKWGIALESHAQNSLVAFDSGRPAAALVRDFGGVRVHADRLAEHDLAVETYPDSDVRADDERDCYRKLYYALFQNHLSELIVALVGSTGIDEERCWGIVRAQCERTFDELRADPAIPDGRVERDREALFAEPAEHKALTAMRLGGKRHEYAIARVPNPLAR; encoded by the coding sequence ATGTCGACTCCAGCACCGACTCCGACGGTGCTCACCGACGCCGAGCGAGCGGTCCTCGGCGCCGCGACCGCCTACGCGCGCCGCCACGACCTCGCGACCCCGCCCGAGGAGGCGTACCTGTCGGCCCTTCCGGACGCTCGCCGGGGCATCCTCGGCCGGTTCGTCGGCGGGCTGTTTCGGGACGCTCCCGACGGGCTCCCGACCCCCATCACCCTCCCGGCGGACGACCCGACGGTTCCGGCCGACGCGCCCGCGCCGCTCGGAGAGGTGGGCGGCGATTGCCCGTTCACGGGGATCGACCTCCCGGACGGAACCCGCTCGGTCCGCGCGCTCGCGCTCCCGGAGAGCGGGACCGTTCTCCTCGCGTCGGTCGCCGCCGAACACGGCTACGGCCGCCTCGCGTTCGCGGGCCCGCTCTTCCTGTGGCACGACGACACGACCGACCCCGTCGACCACCCGGCCGAGCTCGTCCCGCTTCTCGAACGCGAGGGCGCGTTCGCGGACGCCGATCAAGCCCGGTTGATCGAGGAGGAGTTGGAGGAAAGCGTCGCCAACCTCGCCTTCGCGCGACTCGCCGGAGACGTATGGGAGGCCGACTGCGCGGACGTCGCGTCGGTCGCGGGGCTCACAGAGCGGGTGGCGGGCGCCGACCCCGTCGCCTCGCTCGAACGCGTGGCACGCGAGGGCCACCCGTTCCACCACGGCGCGAAGATCCGCCGCGGAATGGACGCGGGCGCGGCCCTGGCGTACGCCCCCGAGTTCACCGACCGGATCGACGTCCGCTTCGCTGCCGTCGATGTCGACTACACCAAACGCGAGACGGCGGGGGGCAGGCAGCTCACCGAACGGTTGTTCTCGCTGTTCGACGGGCTCGGGGAGGCACTCGAGGACGCGACCCCGGCCGGTCGCTCGCCCGGGGAGTACGCCGTGATCCCGGTCCACCCCTGGCAGTTCGCCCGTGTCTTCCCCGACCGGTACCGCGAGGCGCTCGCCGATGGCCGAGTCCTCGCGCTCGACTACGCCCACCCCGCGACGCCGCTCTCGAACCTCAGGACAGTGGTCCCTCACGCGAGCGACCGGACCGGCCCCGGACCCCATCCCCATCTGAAGCTCGCGATCGAGGTCCGGACGACCAACGCGACGCGCACCCTCTCGCCCCAGGCGGTCCACAACGGCCCCCGCGTGACGGCCGTCCTCCGGGAGATCGCCGGGGATCTCGAAGGGGGGCTCGGCTTTCTCGACGAACACGCGGCGACGTGCTATCACGCCCCCGGGGGTCCGCATCCCGCAGGCGAGGCCTACGACGACGCGCGGAGCCTCTCGGGGCTCCTTCGAGCGAACCCCCACGGCCACCCGCTGGTCGGCGATGCCCTCCCGGTGTCGGGCTCCAGCCTGATCGCGCGCTCGCCGGCAAGCGGACGACCGGTGGTCGCCGACGTCGTCGCGGAGTACCGCGAGTCCACCGGACGGGGCGTCGAGGGGTTCCTCGAGGAGTACGTCGCCTGTGTGATCCCCGACCAGCTGCGGCTGCTCTCGAAGTGGGGGATCGCCCTCGAATCACACGCCCAGAACAGCCTCGTCGCCTTCGACTCCGGCCGGCCGGCCGCCGCGCTGGTCCGGGACTTCGGCGGGGTGCGCGTCCATGCCGACCGGCTCGCCGAGCACGATCTCGCGGTCGAGACCTACCCCGATTCGGACGTGCGTGCCGACGACGAGCGCGACTGCTACCGCAAACTGTACTACGCGCTCTTCCAGAACCACCTCTCGGAGCTGATCGTCGCGCTCGTCGGCTCGACAGGGATCGACGAGGAACGCTGCTGGGGGATCGTTCGCGCCCAGTGCGAACGGACCTTCGACGAGCTCCGGGCCGACCCCGCGATCCCCGACGGGCGGGTCGAGCGCGACCGCGAGGCGCTGTTCGCCGAGCCCGCCGAACACAAGGCGCTGACCGCGATGCGGTTAGGGGGCAAGCGCCACGAGTACGCCATCGCGCGGGTCCCGAACCCGCTCGCGCGATAG
- the arcS gene encoding archaeosine synthase subunit alpha, protein MTDYFEVHGRDGAARLGELRLADPLTTPALADDHVEDAGSLWSEDREPPEGRDDRVTILPHRAFPSGTDEEVEEAFAVSNPDVDYPSAAVVSPTTAADHGTDAYVLSTAQGSVGHASALRDEVLAVREAIPADTALYLSGVATPRNAALLAYIGVDLLDAHKAVVKGTQGMYLTSEGEHFLSDLEELPCACSACQQPREEFSREDCAEHNENALRAELRVVRERIRAGRLRDYVEGQARHAPWLTSLFREFDDEWSYVEERTPIYRTSEISATTDDTLRRIEIQRFADRVTSRYRSRFDNPLVLVPCSATKPYSESQSHGQFHDAIQYRAHLVSMTSPIGVVPQELETTYPAQHYDTAVTGRWTETEIAFVARVLRRYLERNEYPRIIAHLPADYREIIERVEPHIDTPIEYTVEDHPTTTDSIANLMKALDGELKYGKRERQHNTVKAIADYQFGEGAGDELFADLSIQSRYPKFRAHTSDGEQLAAMVPQYGTLALTLAGARRWLESDAPTKRVEIDGFVPHGNVLAPGILDADAEIRTGDEVVVEGPKAFAAGRAEMFGREMTESTRGVAVDVRHVEER, encoded by the coding sequence ATGACCGACTACTTCGAGGTCCACGGGCGCGACGGGGCCGCGCGACTCGGCGAGCTGCGCCTCGCCGATCCCCTCACCACGCCGGCGCTCGCGGACGACCACGTCGAGGACGCCGGCAGCCTCTGGTCGGAGGATCGCGAGCCCCCCGAGGGTCGCGACGACCGCGTGACGATCCTTCCCCACAGGGCCTTCCCCAGCGGCACCGACGAGGAGGTCGAGGAGGCCTTCGCCGTCTCGAACCCCGACGTCGACTACCCGAGCGCCGCGGTCGTTTCACCCACCACCGCCGCGGACCACGGCACCGACGCCTACGTCCTCTCGACGGCGCAGGGGAGCGTCGGCCACGCCAGCGCGCTGCGCGACGAGGTACTCGCGGTCCGGGAGGCGATCCCCGCCGACACCGCGCTGTATCTCTCGGGCGTCGCGACGCCCCGAAACGCCGCGCTGCTCGCCTACATCGGCGTCGACCTGCTGGATGCCCACAAGGCGGTCGTGAAGGGTACCCAGGGGATGTACCTCACGAGCGAGGGCGAACACTTCCTCTCGGATCTCGAGGAGCTGCCGTGTGCCTGTTCTGCGTGTCAACAGCCCCGCGAGGAGTTCAGCCGCGAGGACTGTGCCGAGCACAACGAGAACGCGCTTCGGGCCGAGCTCAGGGTCGTCCGCGAGCGGATCCGTGCGGGGCGACTGCGCGACTACGTCGAGGGCCAGGCCCGCCACGCGCCGTGGCTGACCTCTCTGTTCCGGGAGTTCGACGACGAATGGAGTTACGTGGAGGAACGGACCCCGATATACCGCACGAGCGAGATCAGCGCGACGACCGACGACACCCTTCGGAGGATCGAGATCCAACGTTTCGCCGACCGAGTCACGTCGAGATACCGGAGCCGGTTCGACAACCCGCTCGTGTTGGTGCCCTGCTCGGCAACCAAACCCTACAGCGAGTCCCAGAGCCACGGCCAGTTCCACGACGCGATCCAGTACCGCGCCCACCTGGTCTCGATGACCTCGCCCATCGGGGTCGTCCCCCAGGAGCTCGAAACGACCTACCCGGCCCAGCACTACGACACCGCCGTTACGGGGAGGTGGACCGAAACGGAGATCGCCTTCGTCGCTCGCGTTCTCCGCCGGTATCTCGAACGAAACGAGTATCCGAGAATCATCGCCCACCTGCCCGCGGACTACCGGGAGATCATCGAGCGCGTCGAGCCACATATCGACACCCCCATCGAGTACACGGTCGAGGACCACCCGACCACGACGGACTCGATCGCGAACCTCATGAAGGCCCTCGACGGCGAGCTCAAGTACGGCAAGCGAGAGCGCCAGCACAATACGGTAAAAGCGATCGCGGACTACCAGTTCGGTGAGGGGGCGGGCGACGAGCTCTTCGCCGACCTCTCGATCCAGAGCCGGTACCCGAAGTTCCGCGCCCACACGAGCGACGGCGAGCAACTCGCCGCGATGGTGCCCCAGTACGGGACGCTCGCGCTGACGCTGGCGGGCGCGCGGCGGTGGCTCGAGAGCGACGCCCCCACGAAACGCGTGGAGATCGACGGCTTCGTCCCCCACGGAAACGTCCTCGCGCCGGGGATTCTGGACGCCGATGCGGAGATCAGGACCGGCGACGAGGTCGTCGTCGAGGGCCCGAAGGCGTTCGCGGCCGGGCGTGCGGAGATGTTCGGCCGAGAGATGACGGAAAGCACCCGGGGAGTTGCAGTCGACGTTCGGCACGTCGAGGAGCGGTAG
- a CDS encoding ubiquitin-like small modifier protein 1: MNLELRSFATFREAMGQKTIERDYEEGVTVGEVLADLESEFDGLEGRLLDGDGEIQPQLSILKNGRDVTHAQGPETPLEPGDTLSLFPPVAGGQ; this comes from the coding sequence ATGAACCTCGAGCTGCGCTCCTTCGCGACGTTCCGCGAGGCGATGGGGCAGAAGACGATCGAACGCGACTACGAGGAGGGCGTCACGGTCGGGGAGGTCCTCGCGGACCTCGAATCCGAGTTCGACGGGCTGGAGGGACGGCTGCTCGACGGCGACGGCGAGATCCAGCCCCAGCTCTCGATCCTCAAGAACGGCCGGGACGTCACCCACGCCCAGGGCCCCGAGACGCCGCTCGAACCGGGCGACACACTGAGTCTCTTCCCGCCGGTCGCCGGGGGCCAATGA